From Rutidosis leptorrhynchoides isolate AG116_Rl617_1_P2 chromosome 3, CSIRO_AGI_Rlap_v1, whole genome shotgun sequence, a single genomic window includes:
- the LOC139900818 gene encoding uncharacterized protein yields the protein MRLGYYWPSMYRDAAEVIRKCQSCQLHAPQTFTSVAHPQANGQCEVTNRDIVLGIKARLGLCRRGWIDELPNVLWAHRTTPKGATNETPFSLVYGSEAIIPAKINVPTMRIDSFDESRNSKELPENLNLVEERREMAAIKEAINKQRIASYYNKRVQPLSFQLDDLVWRKNEACRAEDTGKLGPKREGPYKNIGVSDTGAYRLASLDGRAIKRTWHAQTLKRCYI from the exons ATGCGGCTCGGATACTACTGGCCGTCAATGTACAGAGATGCTGCAGAAGTAATACGCAAATGTCAGTCATGTCAGCTTCACGCGCCG CAAACATTTACATCAGTCGCACACCCTCAGGCGAATGGTCAATGTGAAGTCACAAATCGGGACATTGTGTTAGGAATCAAAGCAAGGCTTGGATTGTGTCGAAGAGGTTGGATAGATGAACTTCCTAACGTATTATGGGCACACCGCACAACTCCAAAAGGCGCAACTAATGAAACACCTTTCAGCTTGGTGTACGGGTCCGAGGCTATAATACCCGCCAAAATAAACGTGCCAACTATGCGCATAGATTCCTTCGATGAAAGTCGCAATAGCAAAGAACTGCCTGAAAATCTAAACTTAGTTGAAGAACGCAGAGAAATGGCGGCAATAAAAGAAGCAATTAACAAACAAAGAATCGCGAGCTACTATAACAAGCGCGTACAACCTTTGTCTTTCCAATTGGATGACTTGGTATGGCGAAAGAATGAAGCATGCAGGGCGGAAGACACAGGTAAACTCGGACCTAAAAGGGAAGGACCATACAAGAATATTGGCGTAAGCGATACAGGGGCGTATCGGCTAGCAAGTTTGGATGGAAGAGCAATAAAGCGCACATGGCATGCGCAAACACTGAAACGGTGCTACATATGA
- the LOC139900819 gene encoding uncharacterized protein, translated as MCCYFEKSDMPPKLGDTGPFIVPCRIDDSELCKCLTDLGASINLMSLSVYSRLGLYELKSSNTGVKLVNLSISNPVGIAEILVVKIGEIEFPTDFVVVDMSEDKVVPIVLGRPFLTTAGALTDWKTCKLILRDRGKTLSFQTKFSVKPPPTPVDSVNVLTSSEIANVETETSKEPKCGGGVVKEKFVVKPPDDSVVDRSM; from the coding sequence ATGTGCTGCTATTTTGAAAAAAGTGATATGCCGCCAAAGTTAGGTGATACTGGGCCATTCATAGTGCCCTGTAGGATTGATGACTCTGAACTTTGTAAGTGTTTAACTGATTTAGGTGCGAGTATCAATCTTATGTCGTTATCTGTTTATTCACGTTTGGGTTTATATGAGCTTAAGTCGAGTAATACTGGAGTTAAATTGGTTAACTTGTCAATTAGTAATCCCGTAGGGATTGCTGAAATTTTGGTGGTTAAAATAGGTGAAATAGAGTTCCCAACTGACTTTGTAGTTGTTGATATGTCGGAGGATAAGGTTGTACCGAttgttttaggtagaccatttttaaCAACTGCAGGTGCATTGACTGACTGGAAGACTTGTAAGTTGATTTTGAGGGATAGAGGTAAAACTTTGAGTTTTCAAACAAAGTTTAGTGTTAAACCACCACCCACACCCGTTGATTCTGTGAATGTTCTTACCAGTAGTGAAATTGCTAATGTTGAAACTGAGACTAGTAAGGAGCCTAAGTGTGGGGGTGGAGTTGTTAAAGAAAAGTTCGTGGTTAAACCACCCGATGATAGTGTTGTTGATAGGTCTATGTGA
- the LOC139900817 gene encoding uncharacterized protein produces MFLAIAQEPSDALITIKERVKSCGYIIKRLHVDTGCGVDIMYEHCFCLLPGAVRAKLVAPNTALSGFSGESAWPIGIIELELELVDDDNKELVRSTTVEFAVVRSYSRYNALLGRTTLQKLAAIPSTVHGLVKFPTPLGIATIRSKKQDASVAAVEQAEKQPSEAEQLRNCMIIANPRYPEQKIKIARGLSDEKKFNLRNILASNTDVFAWKEADMIGMPREIVEHKLNANPSLTPVRQKKRGMAPKRSEWLKAEVDKFVKANILREVRYQT; encoded by the coding sequence ATGTTCCTGGCCATAGCACAGGAACCCTCGGATGCGCTCATCACGATTAAGGAGCGTGTTAAAAGCTGTGGTTACATCATCAAGAGACTACACGTAGACACTGGTTGCGGTGTTGATATAATGTACGAACATTGTTTTTGCTTGCTGCCAGGGGCTGTGCGAGCCAAGCTAGTGGCCCCTAACACCGCATTATCAGGTTTTTCTGGGGAGTCAGCATGGCCAATCGGGATCATTGAATTAGAGCTAGAACTGGTAGATGATGATAATAAGGAGTTAGTAAGGAGTACAACAGTAGAATTTGCTGTTGTAAGGTCTTACTCAAGatataatgcgcttttaggacgcaCAACTTTGCAAAAATTGGCAGCTATCCCTTCAACAGTGCATGGCCTTGTCAAGTTCCCAACACCATTAGGAATTGCAACGATAAGGTCAAAAAAACAAGATGCAAGCGTCGCGGCTGTGGAACAAGCAGAAAAACAGCCAAGTGAGGCAGAGCAGCTTCGAAACTGCATGATCATCGCAAATCCGCGATATCCAGAGCAAAAAATTAAAATCGCCAGAGGATTGTCCGATGAGAAAAAGTTTAACCTTCGCAATATATTAGCTTCTAATACGGATGTCTTTGCATGGAAAGAAGCGGACATGATAGGCATGCCAAGAGAAATCGTTGAGCATAAACTTAACGCAAATCCAAGTTTGACGCCAGTGCGACAGAAGAAACGCGGTATGGCACCGAAAAGAAGTGAATGGTTGAAGGCAGAAGTCGATAAGTTTGTCAAAGCAAATATATTACGAGAGGTAAGGTACCAAACATAG